Proteins co-encoded in one Polypterus senegalus isolate Bchr_013 unplaced genomic scaffold, ASM1683550v1 scaffold_4669, whole genome shotgun sequence genomic window:
- the LOC120520977 gene encoding LOW QUALITY PROTEIN: ATP-binding cassette sub-family G member 4-like (The sequence of the model RefSeq protein was modified relative to this genomic sequence to represent the inferred CDS: inserted 1 base in 1 codon), giving the protein VNEILITLDLMECTHTRTLYLSGGQRKRLAVAMEYIRNPPVMFLDEPTSGLDSNCCFQVVSLLKSLAQGGRTIICTIHQPSAKLFEMFDKVYILCQGQCIYNGTAYLPPHIPRELGLHCPAHHNPADFIIKVASGIYGDMTPTLVNAVKNGMSTTEQQKSISSRKDIPTHCEVMLIVFLVVSQQDLDPMGNNMYVASTLTQFCILFKRSFISDYRDQMLTLVRFVFHIVIGLLFGLVYLNIGNNAQKVSYNLGFIFPSVLSIVFTAQAPTVLTFPLEMSVFMREHLNYWYSLKAYYLAKTMADIPFQIICPIIYCSIVYWMTCQPPEASRFLLFTIMLTLTALMAQSLGQLIGAMCKSVLVCAFSSPSIAIEASIFSGFFVSYNTIPVYLRWATYVSYMRYSFEGAIVSVYGMXRPNLDCAMDPCLREKPETILKGLDMEDAELYLDIIALVLIFLFLRLATFFALRHRLKSQR; this is encoded by the exons GTGAATGAGATCCTTATCACCCTCGATCTAATGGAGTGCACGCACACTCGCACCTTGTACCTTTCTGGGGGACAGAGGAAGCGTCTTGCAGTTGCAATGGAGTACATAAGGAACCCCCCAGTTATGTTTTTGGATGAGCCAACGAG TGGTCTTGATAGTAATTGTTGTTTCCAAGTGGTTTCCCTCTTGAAGTCTTTGGCGCAAGGTGGCCGCACGATCATCTGTACCATTCACCAACCCAGCGCCAAACTCTTTGAGATGTTTGACAAG GTATACATCCTATGTCAAGGCCAGTGTATCTACAATGGCACTGCATACCTACCTCCCCACATTCCTCGTGAGCTTGGTCTGCACTGCCCTGCACACCACAACCCGGCTGACTTCA TTATTAAAGTGGCATCAGGAATATATGGTGATATGACCCCTACCCTTGTCAATGCTGTGAAGAATGGCATGAGCACCACAGAGCAGCAGAAAAGCATTAGCAGCAGAAAAGA CATCCCCACA CACTGTGAAGTGATGCTAATTGTCTTTCTGGTTGTGTCACAGCAGGACTTGGACCCCATGGGGAATAATATGTATGTTGCCAGCACCCTCACCCAGTTCTGTATCCTATTCAAGAGGTCCTTCATCTCTGACTACAGAGA CCAGATGCTGACTCTTGTGAGGTTTGTGTTTCACATTGTGATTGGCCTCCTGTTTGGATTGGTGTACCTAAACATTGGAAATAATGCACAGAAGGTCTCTTATAATCTGGGCTTCATCTTCCCCTCTGTGCTTTCCATCGTGTTTACTGCACAAGCCCCTACAGTCCTCACAT TTCCTCTTGAGATGTCTGTTTTCATGAGAGAGCACCTTAACTACTGGTACAGCCTCAAGGCCTACTACTTAGCCAAGACCATGGCAGACATTCCCTTCCAG atCATCTGCCCAATCATCTACTGCAGCATCGTCTACTGGATGACCTGCCAGCCCCCCGAGGCCTCACGCTTCTTGCTCTTCACTATTATGTTAACCCTCACAGCACTCATGGCCCAGTCACTGGGTCAGCTCATTGGAGCCATGTGCAAGTCTGTGCTGGTATGTGCCTTTTCAT CTCCTAGCATAGCCATTGAAGCGTCCATCTTCAGCGGCTTCTTTGTCTCTTATAACACAATCCCTGTATACCTGCGGTGGGCTACGTATGTGTCCTACATGAG GTACAGCTTTGAAGGAGCCATAGTGTCCGTCTATGGGA GGCGGCCTAACTTGGATTGTGCTATGGACCCCTGCCTACGAGAGAAGCCTGAGACAATTCTGAAAGGGCTGGACATGGAAGATGCTGAATTGTACCTAGACATCATTGCATTAGtcctcatcttcctcttcttgcgGCTGGCAACGTTTTTTGCGCTGCGTCACAGGCTCAAATCACAAAGGTAG